The stretch of DNA CTAGTCCTCTATTACTCTTGTTTCACTTTTTTTACTTGCATCACTGAATCACTGACTGTAGTTATACAACATGTGGGTGGGTTAGAGTATGGTGGGAACCTGCTATCGATCTGCGCTGCCGCTGAGCCGAAATGTAAAAATACAGAGGAACGAgggtaggaggaagagaaggagaaggacgagaggAATAAAGGGAAGTAGTTTTGGGGCGccgagaggagagagagggagggaagaaggagagaggacgAGTAGGAGGACCGTGCGAGGAGGCACGGCGTTAGGGACGGAGGATAAGGTGTTTTCCGGCCTCTACGAGGACAACAGTGGCATCGTTACACGAAATCACTCAAAGCTCCCCGCTACTACTAATACTACTCGTTTTCAGCCTCGGGTTAATTAGTAATGTAGTTAGATATTGGCTGGAGCTTTAACTAACTGCAATATATAAAGGTTCCAGCATTACGATTAGTCTGACGCAGTCGAGGACGGTAGTAGATTGAtgtatcatcatcccagCACCCGATGATAATAGAGTGAACAATAACATTCACAGGCCTTGTCCCTTCATACAGAAGCACGCCCACAGCTTCTTTCCTGCAGTAAAAAGATAAACTGGATGGTAAAAACCTATAGTTATACATACAGTTACTTTCTGTTATTATGGCAGTACTCCGTCGTAGTAGCACTGCGTGCGACGCGGAGGGTGAATATTGATATTATGACAGACTGATCGACTGAAGGCCAAAAGGACAATGATCAACTTGATATTCAAATCAATGGGCATGTTAGAAAATAATGGGGGCTTCTTATAGCTGTAAGCGCGCTACTAGAAGCGCTGGATCAGCATTGCACAAAAtacatcttctcttctgatCAGTTTTTGGCGACCGTCGGTCTCAGCCGTTGAAAGTGACAGCCCCGGAAAAGGACGAATGGCAAGTACTTGAGGTACTCAATGAATATTCAACATGGATTTAAAAAATTCGTAGAATCTCGCAAGAAAGTATGCAAGAACGATAAGCCAGCGGCTTTTCCTCACGCAAGGGATAAGCAATTGTTCGCAGATGCAGTGAAGCGAAGCGAAGCCCTCGGCCTTCTTGATTTTTGGCCCCGCCCTTCACCGCTTGTTCGGCTATTACGTCGCCTTTCTCTTCCGGCTAAAATAACTTCGTATCCATCAGCTGTCATGGTCCAGTCACGAAAACAGGTAACGCTTTATCAAGATCTTTTTCATTCCGGGAGAGACAACGAGGGGCTTACACACGTTACTTACAGTGCAGTCGTAGAACCGGTAGCGAGCACCTTGACAGCAAATCGCAGCCTAACAACCGCACAGCGACATTCACTACATTCAGTTGAATCGACGGAGTCATATTTGTTTGGGATCGGACGGACACCGAATTATCAAATCCTCTGCCCCGTCCTCGGGTCCCTTATTGCACCAATAATCTCTGTATCTTTCGGTAATAGTGGAAGTTTTTGTTCTCGATCCTCCACAACCTCAAGTGTCAAGCGTCAACAAGATGCCCCTTGCAACCAAAGCAGACCAGGAGTTGTTCCAAGCCATAACTACCTCAGCAGGCTTTGCCCCCTCATTGGCACGTTCAATCAAAATCATCGACACGGATGATGTCCCACCTGAAGATGtaaaaggaaggagaaaggtgGATGGGTGGAGAATGAGGTATGAAGGGGTCGTTACCGAAGGTGAGAAAATCTCGATGTTTAGCGGCTTTTTGGGAAACTGACCATGAGCTTATGACTTCAGATATGACCAACTTGATCGGAAACATACATGGAGCTGCCATATCTTGGCTTGTTGATACGTAAGCCGCTCTTAGAGTTTTATATACGCGTTTCATATCACCGCTAAAATGTTGCTGACAATAAAATATAAAATAAAAACCAACTCAAACTTGTTGTGATTTGTAACTTGTGACTCGCACCGCAAAGTTTGACATCGGCTGCCCTAGTTCATCTTCATACACCAACTTTCTGGGGTCCGCCCATGATGGCTGGCGTATCGCTTTCAATGGAGACACAGTACCTGCATCCGGTTACCTTGGGCACCGATTTAATTATCGACATACAGATACTCAAATGTACACCAACATTAGCAAATTTGAGATGTGAAGTAAGTAATCATAATCTCATATGAAGAATTGCGCACGATTGGCGGGtgccttttctctttcgcGCATTCATTTCGAGCCGAAATACATTTTTCGAAGGTGCTGCAATGGAGTTCGGCCAAATGTTCAAGGCTTAGGACTGAGCTTTCACATGTGAGAAGAAACGGGGATTATTCGAGACTTGACAGTTGAATTATTGTCGGCTTGGCGACGTCAGAACGTTGTGGCATTTGTGCTGTTTTGCTGAGCTGATGTCATTTGTTGTCAAAAAATAAAGATCAAGGTCAAGCACTCTGGCAAAATCGTAGCTGTAGGGACGCACTTGAAGACTTGGAAGCCTATGGGGGTTGCAAAGTTGTAGCTGCCATATCGCTTACTATAAAAACATGTATCATGTCAACAGTATTACTCGCCTATTCGCCATCACTGTCTCCCTCGACCAaaccccttcttcttctttcctcttcttcttcttccttccttctctccttttctcgttCCTCTCTAGTGTATTTGCTGAAGTCGACTTCCTCAGCTCCCTCTTCATACAAAGCTTCGTCACTTGTAGCGAGCACCTTGGAGTTCTCGAACAGCTGTTTGCCGGTTggtctctccctcctcttcctgtaGTCCTCTCGTTCCTTAGGTGGAAGAGCTCGGATGCGatcttcttcagcctttTCGCGCTTGGCGGCGAGCTCTGCAGTGAACGCCTTACGCCAGACATTGAAAGCGTCGGGTGTGAGAGGGGTGCCGCGAGTCCTGGCTGCTTCAGCCTTAGAGATGGTTAGTTTTCTAATTTCATGAACGATCAACAGTACAACCATACCTCTTCATACTCTCTCGTGCGTCggtcgtcttcttctttctccttccgcAATCTCTCAGAAATTACGACGCCCAATGCTTCCCTGGCCGCAGAAGCGATAGTAAAGCTCATGGCCATCCCCAAAGACTCCTCTGCCTATCATTTCAGATCAGTACTCTGCCAACTCTTCATGCCTGTGGGAGCCAACGTACAATCGAATTCAACTCGCCAAGcaccttctccctttcctcttccgtcaAGTCTCCGGACTCTTCATCGATGGCTTCAATGATGAGTTCAGGAATAACGTCGGGATATGTTTCAGGGTATTCGAATATGAGGTTAAGTGTCACTGTAGCAGTCGAAGTCGTTAGTCAACATCGTCCAAGGACTTTGGGAGCCTTACAGGGATGGGCAGAGTTGGGTTCTTCGGGTTCGATACGTATTGACAAAGATGTGTCATTGATTTCTATGCGACAGTCAGTTATCTCCTGAGCAGAAGTCATAGAACGCACTTTCTGTCTCCTCCGGGAAGATAGAGTCCAAAACCTGGCGAGACAACACATATCAGCATTTGTTAGAACAATGGTTGAAAACAATTGCCCAGACAAACTTCGAATTCTTCGTCTAAAATAGCTCTGTAGTCTATAAACTGATCAGCCTTTGTGTTTCCAAAAATCCCGCTACAAAAGTACCCACCAGCCATGATTGCTGAAATTTGTACTGTATGCTCTTTCGAATGCTTTCACTCAATCGAATGAGTAAGATCTAAACATGGGAGGGCGCGACGGACGAGGAGCGCGGCGCAAAGCTCGAAAGAGAGGAATGTACTACATCACGTGATTTTCGAAAATTATGAAGTTGTTATCCGCCGTTCGTTGTtcagttcttcttcgttgCCTTTTGCATTGATGAATGCGGCGCAAATGACAATAGACAGACCATGTTTATGCGGGACAGGAGATGAAATAGCTAGATATCCCAGTAATAAAATATGCATCTACTAATACCGCTTCTAAGCCTTGACCACCATTTACATCCTCTCGATTGGAGTCAAActcaacatcctcatcgcGCTCGCCAAAACCTCCCTGGTAGTGACGTAGAAGAATAACCTCGCCTTGGcaatttcttcctcctgacCAGTGACTTTGACAGTCTCCCAAGCAGCACCGACCAAGTGACCCAACTTGAAACACCACGTAACAAGTTGGCTAGGTTCACTTTGGAGGAAAGCGTTTCGGACGTGGGTGGGATAAAGGGCGAGATGCATGATGATGTCGTTGACCTTGGGCTCattgaggatggaaagatCAATTTCATTGATAGATTGCGGAACGAGTACATTGGGGTTCTTTCGCTGAACGGAACAAAGACGAACGTGAGAGTATTGGATGAAGGGTCCGAAATCGCCTTCAAAAGAGGTACATCGCTTGATGTCAAAGTCATAATCGTTAATCCTACAAGCAGGTTAGCTGACAATTCAATACGCGCTTCGGTTGGAAAGCTTACCTCCTACCAGCCATGTCTTGGATCTTGACGGCAGTGGTACCAATGATGGCACTAGTGCCCTCGGGGTCCTCGACTTGAGCGTACTTGGCCTCGTTGCTCTTCATCTGCTCGTGCATGACATCGGTAGCCTCGGCGATGATGTCTTCCAAGAAGACAACGGTGCCCTTCCTGGTAGACATACCCTTGACAAGACCGAAAGTAACGTGCTCAAGTTTGTCAGCGTAAGGTTCGCCCATGAGTTCAAGAGTCTTGAAAAGCTGGTTGAAGTGTAAGGTCTGAGCGGCCTGGACGACGTAGATGTGCTTGTCGAATTTGTACTTCTGGTACTTGTCGTAGGCACCACCAAGATCTCGGGTAAGGTAGATAGAAGTACCATCACCCTTCCTGACGATGGCTTTGTCCATCTTGAACTTGGTCAAATCGACCAACAAAGCTCCTCGGTCCTCACAAGTCAAGTTCTTCTCCTGAACGATCCTGACAGCCCGCTCCATGGATTCCTCAGAAACTTGGGATTCACCCCAGTAGACATCAAAATGAACGTTGAGCTTCTTGTAGGTGCccttgagcttctcgaTAGAGAGATCTCGGAATCGGGCCCACTGGGCAATTGCCTTGGGCTCGCCTGAAGACATGTAAGATAATGTACATAATTTTCGCAGATAGACATCGATAGACACCTACCGTCCTCCATGTCCTTGAAGACCTTCTTAGCCAACAAGTGGATGTTCTCCTCATCTGGAATAGTCTCGCCTGCCTcaaacttcttcttctgttcaTCCCTCGCGTTGTTGATCTTGACGTAGACCTGGAACAAGTGGTGGATAGGGTCCTTTACTAACTCCTCCTCGTTTCCGTATTTGTCAAAACCAACGGATAAGAGACCGTACTGAGTTCCCCAGTCACCGAGGTAATTCAACCTTGTAACCTTCCAGCCGTTAGCCTCGTGGAGGTTGCAAATAACGGCACCAATAATAGTACTTCGCAAGTGACCAGCGTGGAATGGTTTGGCAAtgttgggagaggagaagtcGACAACGAGATGCTTGCCGGCGCCTTCAGTGGTGGTACCGTAGGCGAGAGTGTGATTAGAGGGGTCAGCGACAGACGCGGCCGCAGTGAGGTTGATTTGACGAAGGAGATGGTAGGCAAATGATTCTTTGCTATGACCGACATCAGATTTTATACCTTGCACGAAAGTCGATGCTCACTTGAAGGTAAAATGGAGGAATTTGTTGTCAGGAGACTTCAGGCCAGAGAAAAAGACATCTGCCTTGAACTACTCGGCCCATATCAGTACTCTCCTTTGTACTCATGACAGCTCTTTACCTACACTGTCAATGACCTTCTTTGTCCAAACTTCCAAATCGGCGGGCTTTCCCCTTTTGAACCTAACCACAGCAACGGAAAGGTCGGCAcccttcttgcccatcTCAACAGCAGGGTAAATCTTCGcaacatcctcctcccagGCATCCGCCACAAGCTTAGCCGCGGCAATCTTGAATGCCTCGACTACGCTCCTGGTGGGGTCCACACCCTGAATCTCAGGTATAGTGGGGAGAGAGTACTTTTGGGGGATATCCgaagcttggagagaagccATTTTGAGGTAATTCCTTAGAGGCGATAGGGCGAGTTTAGAGGCTGGGGCTGAGTATTGGCGAGCGATAAGCTGGATGGGAGTGCGCCTGACAATGCGCGTGAGTGactttggaagaagtgaaCGTAGGGTTGTAATGGTGGGACGTCCTCGAGAGGATCTGATGTAGATTATGGGAGTAAACGAGGAAGTAGTTAAATGAAAGAGGTgattttgttgtttttgtgGTGAACTCGACTCTTGCTCTCAAAACTAAATTCTCGATAAATACCGTGGGAAATTTATTCATACAATAATAAAAGACGAATGAATACAGCGGCAAACGACGAAAGAACACTTTATCTGCATGCACGACAGAATGGAGTTTCATGCATATAAATCTAGTTTAGGTAGTGACATTGAAAAGCATACAGATATGGATGCATAAAATGGGCCTACAATCGGTTATTCCGCAGTGACAAAATAGAAATTGAATGAAACCTGAGCAACAACACATCAAAGCAAGCACAGAGGTCAACTAATTATGCGGCCTTACAATCAATCCATGGCCATCTATGGCAAGTCTAAAATCTGGTGTTTCGCTTTTTTGATTGCTGCATATTGTGGATTATATCAGGGCCATTAGTCAAGCCTTGCAACCTTGACAGTGAACCATAATGGTTGCTTCTTATACATAGGCACATGCTATTTATTCGATAATACAAAGAAACAGTTATTCGTCAAAACAGTATTCTATGATTCTCATTCGTTTTCATCTACCGGTCTCCACCTGAGATCCGTAAATCAGCCAATGTCATCAAGTGGGGCAATGTGTGACGCACTTCAAATGTTTCTGATAGAAGTAAAGGCATTTCAATGGGCACTTTCTATAGGCTACTTCAGTCGGTATAGTCACCTTTTCGCCTCCCTTCCTGGGGAACAGTTAGCTCAGCGCAAGAAAATGATGTCGCTTAAGACATACATGGTAGCGTAAACAATCAATTGACCGCCTTCTCCCTGTTCAACTGTTTCAATATTTTGGACCACATTCTCCCAGTTCTTCAGGTCATTGTATTTGTCGAGATTCCCGCTGTATTGCCGGTCAATATCATCGTCCGatgctccttcatctccttcccctttaTCCACAGATGCCTTGATTCCATTTGCTGCTGTACTTGTCCGTGCCTTCTTTGCGGCTTGCTTGGATGATTCGGGTTTGGGAGTTATAGATGCCTGCGAAGCAGTATATGCTTCTTGACGTCCTCGCTTTCTGGGCGCTGCGGCCGTCTTATCTTGTGATTCCCAATACGCAGCgacagcttcttctgcacTCGCACTTCTCAAATCAACGATACGCTTGTGTGAGAATTCAAGTAAGACATACACATTCTCGGTGGGTTCCCAAGTGTCGTACTCTGGGCCATATCCTTTCCAACGAACAAGGACTATACTTCAAGATCAGTTTTACATATCAACAACTATGAATGGTGCTCACACTCAATGTTTTTCTGTCATCAACAGAACAATAAGATTCATGGTAAGCTTTTCATGCATGTAGGCGCAATCGAGGACGCAATAATTGGGCGTTACTCACCCCCTTCCCTCGATGCTTGATGACCTTTTCCACTTCATATTCATCCTCCACGCCAGACTCCTCTGACTCCGgatccttcttctgggatagttcttccttctttacCACTGGCATGGCGGGCGTCTGTGTGATCTCTTCTCGATGCTCTACTGTTACCAGGGCTGCTGTTCGCGCGACTTGTCTTTCCCCTCGGCTGGGT from Cryptococcus neoformans var. neoformans B-3501A chromosome 7, whole genome shotgun sequence encodes:
- a CDS encoding hypothetical protein (HMMPfam hit to Chromo, 'chromo' (CHRromatin Organisation MOdifier) domain, score: 56.9, E(): 5.4e-14); translation: MPVVKKEELSQKKDPESEESGVEDEYEVEKVIKHRGKGKNIEFLVRWKGYGPEYDTWEPTENVYVLLEFSHKRIVDLRSASAEEAVAAYWESQDKTAAAPRKRGRQEAYTASQASITPKPESSKQAAKKARTSTAANGIKASVDKGEGDEGASDDDIDRQYSGNLDKYNDLKNWENVVQNIETVEQGEGGQLIVYATMKGGEKVTIPTEVAYRKCPLKCLYFYQKHLKWRPVDENE
- a CDS encoding hypothetical protein (HMMPfam hit to tRNA-synt_1d, tRNA synthetases class I (R), score: 311.5, E(): 1.3e-90; HMMPfam hit to tRNA-synt_1d_C, DALR anticodon binding domain, score: 79.9, E(): 6.6e-21) yields the protein MASLQASDIPQKYSLPTIPEIQGVDPTRSVVEAFKIAAAKLVADAWEEDVAKIYPAVEMGKKGADLSVAVVRFKRGKPADLEVWTKKVIDSFKADVFFSGLKSPDNKFLHFTFNKESFAYHLLRQINLTAAASVADPSNHTLAYGTTTEGAGKHLVVDFSSPNIAKPFHAGHLRSTIIGAVICNLHEANGWKVTRLNYLGDWGTQYGLLSVGFDKYGNEEELVKDPIHHLFQVYVKINNARDEQKKKFEAGETIPDEENIHLLAKKVFKDMEDGEPKAIAQWARFRDLSIEKLKGTYKKLNVHFDVYWGESQVSEESMERAVRIVQEKNLTCEDRGALLVDLTKFKMDKAIVRKGDGTSIYLTRDLGGAYDKYQKYKFDKHIYVVQAAQTLHFNQLFKTLELMGEPYADKLEHVTFGLVKGMSTRKGTVVFLEDIIAEATDVMHEQMKSNEAKYAQVEDPEGTSAIIGTTAVKIQDMAGRRINDYDFDIKRCTSFEGDFGPFIQYSHVRLCSVQRKNPNVLVPQSINEIDLSILNEPKVNDIIMHLALYPTHVRNAFLQSEPSQLVTWCFKLGHLVGAAWETVKVTGQEEEIAKARLFFYVTTREVLASAMRMLSLTPIERM